One window of the Sciurus carolinensis chromosome 8, mSciCar1.2, whole genome shotgun sequence genome contains the following:
- the Rplp0 gene encoding 60S acidic ribosomal protein P0, giving the protein MPREDRATWKSNYFLKIIQLLDDYPKCFIVGADNVGSKQMQQIRMSLRGKAVVLMGKNTMMRKAIRGHLENNPALEKLLPHIRGNVGFVFTKEDLTEIRDMLLANKVPAAARAGAIAPCEVTVPAQNTGLGPEKTSFFQALGITTKISRGTIEILSDVQLIKTGDKVGASEATLLNMLNISPFSFGLIIQQVFDNGSIYNPEVLDITEETLHSRFLEGVRNVASVCLQIGYPTVASVPHSIINGYKRVLALSVETEYTFPLAEKVKAFLADPSAFVAAAPVAAATTAAPAAAAPAKVEAKEESEESDEDMGFGLFD; this is encoded by the exons ATGCCCAGGGAAGACAGGGCGACCTGGAAGTCCAACTACTTCCTTAAGATCATC CAACTTTTGGATGACTATCCAAAATGCTTCATTGTGGGAGCAGACAATGTGGGCTCCAAGCAGATGCAGCAAATCCGTATGTCCCTCCGAGGGAAGGCTGTGGTGCTGATGGGCAAGAACACCATGATGCGCAAGGCCATTCGAGGGCACCTGGAAAACAACCCGGCTCTGGAGAA ACTGTTGCCTCATATCAGGGGGAATGTGGGCTTTGTGTTCACCAAGGAGGACCTCACTGAGATCAGGGACATGCTGCTGGCCAACAAG GTCCCAGCTGCTGCCCGTGCTGGTGCCATTGCACCATGCGAAGTCACTGTACCAGCCCAGAATACTGGTCTGGGGCCGGAGAAGACTTCCTTCTTCCAGGCTTTAGGCATTACCACTAAAATCTCCAGGGGCACCATTGAAATCCTA AGTGATGTGCAGCTGATAAAGACTGGAGACAAGGTGGGAGCCAGTGAAGCCACCTTGCTGAACATGCTGAACATCTCCCCCTTCTCCTTTGGGCTGATCATTCAGCAGGTGTTTGACAATGGCAGCATCTACAACCCTGAAGTGCTTGACATCACAGAGGAGACTCTGCATTCTCGCTTCCTGGAG ggTGTCCGCAATGTTGCTAGTGTTTGTCTGCAGATTGGTTATCCAACTGTTGCATCAGTGCCCCATTCCATCATCAATGGGTACAAGAGGGTTCTGGCTTTGTCCGTGGAGACCGAGTACACCTTCCCACTTGCTGAGAAG GTCAAGGCCTTCTTGGCTGATCCATCTGCATTTGTGGCTGCTGCCCCAGTGGCTGCTGCTACtactgctgctcctgctgctgcggCCCCAGCCAAGGTTGAAGCCAAGGAAGAGTCGGAAGAATCAGATGAGGATATGGGATTTGGTCTCTTCGACTGA